Proteins from one Alicyclobacillus vulcanalis genomic window:
- a CDS encoding phosphoglycerate kinase — MPKKTVEDVAWQGKRALVRVDFNVPMDDARHITDDTRIRAALPTITYLSDRGAKVILMSHLGRPKGEPQAKYSLAPVADHLASLLPGRRVSFCPAAVGEEAEQAVSALTDGDILLLENVRFYPGEEKNDPAFARQLADLGDVFVNDAFGSAHRAHASTAGIADYLPCVAGFLMEKEVRIMGEALANPARPFVAIIGGAKVSDKIKVIENLLPKVDALIIGGGMANTFLAVEGHDMAKSLVEEDAKETARHLLDLAEQSNRRILLPVDVVAAKAFAPDAEHAVRLVSELQPDEMALDIGPASVEAFRREILHAKTVIWNGPMGVFEMPAFAKGTFAIAEAMAEADATTIVGGGDSVAAVEQAGVADRMTHVSTGGGASLEFLEGRTLPGVAVIEDK, encoded by the coding sequence GTGCCAAAAAAGACGGTGGAAGACGTCGCGTGGCAGGGCAAACGCGCGCTCGTGCGCGTGGATTTCAACGTGCCCATGGACGACGCGCGCCACATTACGGATGACACGCGCATCCGTGCAGCGTTGCCAACCATCACGTACCTGTCGGACCGCGGCGCGAAGGTCATTCTCATGAGTCACCTTGGGCGGCCGAAGGGAGAGCCCCAGGCCAAGTACTCGTTGGCGCCGGTGGCGGACCATCTGGCGTCGCTTCTGCCCGGCAGGCGCGTGTCGTTTTGCCCGGCGGCTGTCGGTGAGGAGGCTGAACAGGCGGTCTCCGCGCTCACAGACGGCGACATTCTGTTGCTCGAGAATGTGCGCTTCTACCCCGGCGAGGAGAAGAATGATCCCGCCTTCGCCCGCCAGCTCGCCGATCTCGGCGATGTCTTTGTGAACGACGCGTTTGGCTCGGCACACAGGGCGCACGCGTCGACGGCCGGGATCGCAGACTATTTGCCGTGCGTGGCGGGCTTTCTGATGGAGAAAGAGGTCCGCATCATGGGCGAGGCGCTCGCAAACCCTGCGCGGCCTTTTGTCGCGATCATCGGGGGCGCCAAGGTGTCGGATAAGATCAAGGTGATTGAAAACCTGCTTCCGAAGGTGGACGCGCTCATCATCGGCGGGGGCATGGCGAACACGTTCCTGGCGGTGGAGGGCCACGACATGGCGAAGTCGCTCGTCGAGGAAGACGCGAAAGAGACGGCGCGCCACTTGCTCGATCTCGCCGAGCAATCCAACCGGCGGATTCTTCTGCCCGTGGACGTGGTGGCGGCCAAGGCGTTTGCACCAGACGCCGAGCACGCGGTGCGGCTCGTGAGCGAGCTTCAGCCGGATGAGATGGCGCTCGACATTGGACCTGCGAGCGTCGAAGCGTTTCGCCGCGAAATCCTCCATGCGAAGACGGTCATCTGGAACGGCCCGATGGGCGTGTTCGAGATGCCCGCGTTCGCGAAGGGGACGTTTGCCATCGCGGAGGCCATGGCCGAGGCCGACGCCACCACCATCGTCGGCGGCGGGGATTCGGTGGCCGCGGTGGAGCAGGCGGGTGTGGCGGACCGGATGACGCATGTCTCCACAGGGGGCGGTGCGTCGCTGGAGTTTCTGGAGGGCCGGACGTTGCCCGGCGTGGCCGTGATCGAAGACAAGTGA
- the tpiA gene encoding triose-phosphate isomerase, whose product MARTPLLMGNWKMYKTVAEARAFAEALGQQSQKLDSRVEYAICAPYTCLHVLRVMLPAQVRLGAQNVFPEKEGAYTGEIAPGMLAEFGTKYVLAGHSERRMLFGESDQFINQKVKAIVANGMTPVLCVGENSSQKEDGVTREVVTGQVLQGLDGLSDDEVASAIVAYEPVWAIGSGKTAMPEDAEEVAQAIRAAVAETWSADAAASLRILYGGSVKPDNVASFVRESDLDGALVGGASLDPGSFVAMAEAIREVLA is encoded by the coding sequence ATGGCGAGGACGCCCCTTCTCATGGGCAACTGGAAGATGTACAAGACCGTCGCCGAAGCCCGCGCGTTTGCTGAGGCCCTGGGACAGCAGTCGCAGAAGCTGGACAGCCGGGTGGAGTATGCCATTTGTGCACCGTACACGTGCCTGCACGTGTTGCGCGTGATGCTGCCGGCGCAGGTGCGGTTGGGCGCTCAGAATGTGTTTCCAGAAAAGGAAGGTGCTTATACGGGCGAGATCGCCCCGGGCATGCTTGCCGAGTTCGGGACGAAATACGTCCTGGCTGGACACTCAGAGCGCCGGATGCTGTTCGGCGAGTCGGATCAATTCATCAATCAAAAGGTAAAGGCCATTGTGGCGAATGGCATGACGCCGGTCCTGTGCGTCGGGGAGAACTCGTCGCAGAAGGAGGACGGCGTCACGCGCGAGGTGGTGACGGGCCAGGTGTTGCAGGGCCTTGACGGCCTCAGCGACGACGAGGTGGCGAGCGCCATCGTCGCGTACGAACCGGTGTGGGCCATCGGTTCTGGCAAGACGGCGATGCCGGAGGATGCGGAGGAGGTGGCGCAAGCCATCCGAGCGGCGGTGGCCGAGACGTGGTCGGCGGATGCGGCGGCAAGCCTGCGCATCCTGTACGGCGGCAGCGTGAAGCCGGACAACGTGGCATCGTTCGTCCGCGAGTCGGATCTCGACGGTGCGCTGGTGGGCGGTGCAAGCCTGGATCCGGGGTCGTTTGTCGCGATGGCCGAGGCCATCAGGGAGGTGCTCGCATGA
- the gpmI gene encoding 2,3-bisphosphoglycerate-independent phosphoglycerate mutase, which produces MSAFERKPRPNGRGPVALIILDGFGLSPHHEGNAVYLAKTPNFDRYWESYPHTTLQASGEAVGLPDGQFGNSEVGHSNIGAGRVLYQDLTRITKAIREGDFFQNDVLVRAMDLAVRRKKTLHICGLVSDGGVHSHIDHLFALLRMAAGRKVPRVAVHAFLDGRDTPPTTGVGYLADLQKLMDDLQTGVIATVMGRYYAMDRDKRWERVKQAYDAMVHGEGQRTHDVLAAVRASYDADVTDEFVKPIVHVDGEGKPLATVEDGDSLIFFNFRPDRAIQLSLALTDPSFTGFDRGPNPPKIHFVSMTKYSDDVKSEIAYPPDFPRETYGEVVSKAGLTQLRIAETEKFPHVTFFFSGGREEPFPGEERVLIPSPKVATYDLKPEMSAYEVADAAAKRIRSGEIDTMILNFANPDMVGHTGSLEAAIKACEAVDECLKTVMDAIQEMDGVAIITADHGNADMMIYPDTGEVCTTHTTNPVPCIVTVPGLKLREGGVLADLAPTLLDLLGVKQPAAMTGKTLIEH; this is translated from the coding sequence ATGAGCGCGTTCGAGCGGAAGCCGCGCCCCAACGGCCGAGGTCCCGTGGCGCTGATCATCCTCGACGGCTTCGGCCTGAGCCCGCATCACGAGGGCAACGCGGTGTACCTCGCGAAGACGCCGAACTTCGATCGGTACTGGGAGAGCTATCCGCACACCACGCTCCAGGCCTCGGGCGAAGCGGTGGGCCTGCCGGATGGCCAGTTCGGCAATTCGGAGGTCGGCCATTCGAACATCGGAGCAGGTCGCGTCCTGTATCAGGATTTGACCCGCATCACCAAAGCCATCCGCGAGGGTGACTTCTTCCAAAACGACGTGTTGGTCCGCGCGATGGATCTGGCCGTGCGGCGGAAAAAGACCCTGCACATCTGTGGGCTCGTGTCGGACGGCGGCGTGCACAGCCACATCGATCATCTCTTCGCGCTCTTGCGCATGGCGGCGGGCCGCAAGGTTCCACGCGTCGCCGTGCACGCGTTTCTCGACGGGCGCGACACGCCGCCGACGACGGGCGTGGGATACCTCGCGGATCTGCAGAAGTTGATGGACGACCTTCAAACGGGCGTGATCGCCACCGTGATGGGCCGCTATTACGCCATGGACCGCGACAAGCGCTGGGAGCGGGTCAAGCAGGCGTACGACGCCATGGTGCACGGCGAGGGGCAGCGCACCCACGACGTTTTGGCCGCCGTGCGGGCGAGCTATGATGCGGATGTGACCGACGAGTTTGTCAAGCCCATCGTCCACGTCGACGGCGAAGGCAAGCCGCTCGCCACGGTGGAAGACGGGGACAGCTTGATTTTCTTCAACTTCCGGCCGGATCGGGCCATTCAACTGTCGCTCGCGCTGACCGATCCGTCCTTCACCGGCTTCGATCGCGGCCCCAACCCGCCGAAGATCCACTTCGTCTCGATGACGAAGTACAGCGATGACGTGAAGAGCGAAATCGCGTATCCGCCGGATTTTCCGCGTGAAACCTATGGCGAGGTCGTGTCGAAGGCGGGCCTGACCCAGCTGCGGATTGCGGAGACGGAGAAGTTCCCGCACGTGACGTTCTTCTTCTCCGGCGGCCGCGAGGAACCGTTCCCGGGCGAAGAGCGGGTGCTCATCCCGTCGCCGAAGGTGGCCACGTACGACCTGAAGCCCGAGATGAGCGCGTACGAGGTGGCGGACGCGGCGGCCAAGCGCATTCGGTCGGGCGAGATCGACACGATGATCCTGAACTTCGCGAATCCAGACATGGTGGGCCACACAGGCTCGCTTGAGGCGGCCATCAAGGCGTGCGAGGCGGTCGACGAGTGCCTGAAGACGGTGATGGACGCGATTCAGGAGATGGATGGCGTCGCCATCATCACGGCCGATCACGGCAACGCCGACATGATGATCTACCCCGACACGGGAGAGGTTTGCACCACGCACACGACGAATCCAGTGCCGTGCATCGTCACGGTGCCTGGCCTGAAGCTGCGCGAGGGCGGCGTGTTGGCCGATCTCGCCCCGACCCTGCTCGATTTGCTCGGGGTGAAGCAGCCTGCGGCCATGACGGGCAAGACCTTGATTGAACACTGA
- the eno gene encoding phosphopyruvate hydratase, with the protein MSEIFDVHAREVLDSRGNPTVEVEVELESGAKGRAIVPSGASTGAHEAVELRDGDKERYQGKGVLKAVKNVNEIITPEIIGEDALDQIAIDHLLLSLDGTPNKGKLGANAILAVSIAVAKAAAQEVGLPLYRYLGGTYAHTLPTPMMNILNGGKHADNTVDIQEFMVVPHGAPTFREALRMGAEIFHSLKKVLADKGLSTTVGDEGGFAPNLKTNEEAIQVIVEAIEKAGYKPGEQASIALDIASTELYKDGQYHFEGEGVTRSADELIHYYEGLLAKYPILSIEDGLAEDDWDGWKSLTSALGGKVQLVGDDLFVTNVERLSQGIERGVGNSILVKVNQIGTLTETFAAVELAKKNRYTAIISHRSGESEDTTIADIAVALNTGQIKTGAPSRTDRVAKYNQLLRIEEELGQAAAYAGRGAFVQG; encoded by the coding sequence ATGTCCGAGATCTTTGACGTACACGCGCGAGAGGTGCTCGATTCCCGCGGCAATCCCACGGTCGAGGTGGAGGTGGAACTCGAGTCTGGCGCGAAGGGCCGCGCCATCGTGCCGTCCGGCGCATCGACCGGCGCGCACGAGGCCGTGGAGCTGCGCGACGGCGACAAGGAGCGCTATCAGGGCAAGGGCGTGCTGAAGGCCGTCAAAAACGTGAACGAAATCATCACGCCGGAGATCATCGGCGAGGACGCGCTCGATCAGATCGCGATCGACCACCTGCTCCTTTCGCTTGACGGCACGCCGAACAAGGGCAAGCTCGGAGCGAACGCCATTCTCGCCGTGTCCATCGCGGTGGCGAAGGCCGCGGCGCAGGAGGTGGGCCTGCCGCTTTATCGCTATCTGGGCGGCACGTACGCGCACACCTTGCCGACGCCGATGATGAACATCCTGAACGGCGGCAAGCACGCGGACAACACCGTGGACATCCAGGAGTTCATGGTGGTCCCGCACGGCGCGCCGACGTTTCGCGAGGCGCTGCGCATGGGGGCGGAGATCTTCCATAGCCTGAAGAAGGTGCTCGCGGACAAGGGGCTCTCGACGACGGTCGGCGACGAGGGCGGATTTGCGCCGAACCTCAAGACGAACGAGGAAGCGATTCAGGTCATCGTGGAGGCCATCGAGAAGGCGGGGTACAAGCCGGGCGAACAGGCGTCCATCGCGCTCGACATCGCCTCGACCGAGTTGTACAAGGACGGCCAGTACCATTTCGAGGGCGAGGGCGTGACGCGATCGGCCGACGAACTCATCCATTACTACGAAGGACTGCTCGCGAAGTATCCCATCCTGTCCATCGAGGATGGGCTCGCGGAGGACGACTGGGACGGGTGGAAGAGCCTCACGTCGGCGCTCGGCGGTAAGGTGCAACTCGTGGGCGACGACTTGTTTGTGACCAACGTGGAGCGGCTGAGCCAGGGCATCGAGCGCGGCGTCGGCAACTCGATTCTCGTGAAGGTCAACCAAATTGGCACGCTGACCGAGACGTTCGCCGCGGTGGAACTTGCGAAGAAAAACCGCTACACCGCGATCATCTCGCACCGTTCCGGCGAGAGCGAGGACACGACCATCGCCGACATCGCGGTCGCCCTGAACACGGGCCAGATCAAGACGGGCGCGCCGAGCCGGACGGATCGCGTGGCGAAGTACAATCAGCTGCTGCGCATCGAGGAAGAGCTGGGCCAGGCCGCGGCGTACGCCGGGCGCGGCGCGTTTGTGCAAGGTTGA
- the secG gene encoding preprotein translocase subunit SecG, with protein MMLAAKIALVALCALLVLVILLQSGRSAGLSGVITGGANQFSNRRPKGMDSLLARVTVVLAILLFLVTGLIAVMYHYNVH; from the coding sequence ATGATGCTGGCGGCCAAGATTGCCCTCGTGGCGCTCTGTGCCTTGCTCGTGCTTGTCATCCTGCTCCAGTCGGGGAGAAGCGCGGGCCTGTCGGGCGTCATCACGGGCGGTGCCAACCAGTTTTCGAACCGCCGCCCGAAGGGGATGGATTCGCTCCTGGCTCGCGTGACCGTGGTGCTCGCCATCCTGCTCTTTTTGGTGACCGGGCTCATCGCGGTGATGTACCATTACAACGTGCACTGA
- a CDS encoding MFS transporter, translated as MGKALWLLALAVFVVSLDLRPPITSIGPLVLTIQHALHMNAAEVSLLTSIPVFCMGIFAPLTGAVASRLGMNRAILACVALVGAATLVRFFAHASWLLLVSAFAAGVGIAVCGPLLSGFIKHHFGDRAPSVIGLYSVGIGLGALASAALSIPLAQAFGAWQASLGAWTALAVLGLAAWLPILRRAPRAGEAPEQPPGAGQGAGSVSPWRSGRAWLLLAAFGLQSGIYYSTTTWLAPRAEETGYSASGAGVVLTVFALIQMFASLVLPMAMSRAQNRAPWLVACASFTAAGLIVCALPLGAWSAWLADALLGVGLGGLFPILLILPLDETTNGEDASRWTAMMQCGGYIISGVVPILAGAIKDATGNFAGSFWMLVALAILLVVCSLFLHKRRAKTWV; from the coding sequence ATGGGGAAGGCGCTTTGGCTGTTGGCGCTGGCGGTGTTCGTGGTGTCGCTCGATCTCCGGCCGCCCATCACGTCCATTGGACCGCTCGTGCTGACCATTCAGCACGCGCTCCACATGAACGCGGCCGAGGTCAGCCTGCTCACCTCCATTCCCGTGTTTTGCATGGGCATCTTCGCGCCGCTGACCGGCGCCGTCGCGTCCAGGCTCGGCATGAATCGCGCGATTCTCGCGTGCGTGGCCCTCGTCGGCGCGGCGACGCTTGTGCGGTTCTTCGCGCATGCCTCCTGGCTCTTGCTCGTCTCCGCATTTGCGGCGGGCGTGGGCATCGCGGTCTGCGGACCGCTTCTTTCGGGCTTCATCAAGCATCATTTTGGCGATCGCGCGCCGAGCGTGATCGGCCTGTACTCCGTCGGGATCGGCCTCGGCGCCCTCGCCAGCGCCGCGCTTTCCATTCCCCTTGCGCAGGCGTTTGGCGCCTGGCAGGCGTCGCTCGGCGCATGGACGGCGCTCGCGGTGTTGGGGCTCGCGGCTTGGCTGCCCATCCTCCGCCGTGCGCCGCGCGCGGGCGAAGCGCCAGAACAACCACCGGGCGCCGGCCAGGGCGCGGGATCGGTTTCGCCCTGGCGATCCGGCCGTGCATGGCTCTTGCTCGCTGCATTCGGGCTGCAGTCCGGCATCTACTACTCAACCACCACGTGGCTCGCGCCCCGCGCCGAGGAGACGGGCTACTCCGCGAGTGGCGCAGGCGTGGTCCTCACCGTGTTTGCGCTCATTCAGATGTTCGCGAGCCTCGTCTTGCCCATGGCGATGAGCCGGGCGCAAAACCGGGCGCCATGGCTCGTGGCATGCGCGTCGTTCACCGCGGCAGGCCTCATCGTCTGCGCGCTGCCGCTTGGCGCGTGGAGCGCCTGGCTGGCGGACGCGCTGCTCGGCGTAGGCCTGGGCGGGCTCTTTCCCATCCTGCTCATTCTGCCGCTCGACGAGACCACGAACGGCGAGGACGCGAGCCGGTGGACGGCCATGATGCAGTGCGGCGGCTACATCATCTCCGGGGTCGTCCCCATCCTGGCCGGAGCCATCAAGGACGCCACGGGCAACTTCGCCGGATCGTTCTGGATGCTCGTCGCCCTCGCCATCTTGCTCGTCGTGTGTTCCCTCTTTCTCCACAAACGACGGGCGAAGACGTGGGTCTGA
- the rnr gene encoding ribonuclease R — MRSEAYKPSTVQELCDQLGVTSAADFRAFVRLLNELEDAGDLVRTKNNRYALPEQMNFIAGRLQLKARGYGFVVPEDQMEADIYIPQSALNGAMSGDRVLVRLREDRGGKGAHAHREGEIVKILERGNDRIVGQIALYAQHAFVTPLDKRFPEDVFVPMDGVGGAHDGQVVVVELTSYPTATHGPVGRVVEVLGYPDEPGVDILAIVRKYRLPESFPEDVLAEAERIPLEIDPDEIARRKDFRDEAIVTIDGDDAKDLDDAVHVKRLENGHYELGVHIADVGYYVKEMSALDREAFRRGTSVYLVDRVIPMLPQRLSNQICSLNPKVDRLTMSCIMEIDGQGRVVSHEIVPSVIRTAERMTYNHVRQILEDGDEALRARYAPLVPMFELMRELALILREKRMRRGAIDFDFDEIKVRVNDLGEPTSIEPRPRSIAERIIEEFMLAANETVAEHFHWLGVPFIYRVHDDPDPDKMIHLNLFLHNFGYHVKGSAGGKVHPRALQEVLNEVEGKREARMISMVMLRSMQQAKYRPECTGHFGLAAEYYTHFTSPIRRYPDLAIHRIIREVLTRGTLSPQREEKLREFVAEASRHSSERERIAQEAEREVDQLKMVEYMQGHIDEEFDGIISGVVPFGLFVQLENGVEGLIHISELADDYYVLNERQMALIGERTRRVFRIGDPVRVVVIRAVKEDLRIDFGLVEHLREATYVGGEGPGAIVYDEDLTPKARRESEKRRKEASARGGGRRDRSDTRERAGRRAKAHGRAGVRASDWDDGEEERSARPADLLAHELPYDAWDEEYPDPRDRRGKRARHDRASGQPNGAKPQRAAGDRSEPASTRRGGYRTWPTWESEERATTGRRRGKASRQGERTGAKRTSQSGKSSKRDARKRKR, encoded by the coding sequence ATGCGTTCGGAGGCGTATAAGCCGAGCACGGTCCAGGAGTTGTGTGACCAGCTTGGCGTCACAAGCGCGGCGGACTTCCGCGCGTTTGTGCGCCTATTGAATGAGTTGGAGGACGCGGGAGACCTCGTCCGCACCAAAAATAACCGGTACGCGCTGCCGGAGCAAATGAACTTTATTGCCGGGAGGCTTCAGTTAAAGGCGCGCGGCTACGGCTTCGTGGTCCCCGAGGACCAAATGGAGGCCGACATCTACATCCCGCAATCGGCGCTGAACGGCGCGATGAGCGGAGATCGCGTGCTCGTTCGACTGCGCGAAGACCGCGGCGGCAAGGGCGCGCACGCCCACCGCGAGGGCGAGATCGTGAAAATCCTTGAGCGCGGCAACGACCGAATCGTCGGTCAAATTGCGCTCTACGCCCAGCACGCGTTCGTCACGCCGCTGGACAAGCGGTTCCCGGAAGACGTGTTTGTGCCCATGGATGGCGTGGGCGGCGCACATGACGGCCAAGTCGTCGTCGTGGAGCTGACGTCGTACCCCACGGCCACCCACGGCCCCGTCGGCCGCGTGGTCGAGGTCCTCGGCTACCCGGACGAGCCCGGCGTCGACATTTTGGCCATTGTGCGAAAATACCGCCTTCCCGAGTCGTTCCCCGAGGACGTGCTCGCAGAGGCCGAGCGCATCCCGCTCGAGATCGATCCCGACGAGATCGCGCGGAGAAAGGACTTTCGCGACGAGGCCATTGTGACCATCGACGGGGACGACGCGAAGGACCTGGACGACGCGGTGCACGTGAAGCGCCTGGAAAATGGCCACTACGAGCTCGGCGTCCACATCGCGGACGTCGGTTACTACGTGAAAGAGATGAGCGCGCTCGACCGAGAGGCCTTTCGGCGCGGCACCAGCGTGTATCTGGTGGACCGCGTCATTCCCATGTTGCCCCAGCGCCTGTCCAATCAGATCTGTTCGCTGAACCCCAAGGTCGATCGGCTGACGATGTCGTGCATCATGGAAATCGATGGTCAGGGGCGCGTCGTCTCGCACGAAATCGTGCCAAGCGTCATCCGCACGGCGGAGCGCATGACCTACAACCATGTGCGCCAGATCCTTGAGGACGGCGACGAAGCGCTGAGGGCGCGTTACGCCCCGCTTGTGCCGATGTTCGAGCTGATGCGCGAATTGGCGCTCATTTTGCGCGAAAAGCGCATGCGGCGCGGCGCGATCGATTTCGATTTCGACGAAATCAAGGTGCGCGTGAATGACCTCGGCGAACCGACGTCGATTGAGCCGCGGCCGCGCTCCATCGCCGAGCGCATCATCGAGGAGTTCATGCTCGCGGCCAACGAGACGGTGGCCGAACACTTCCACTGGCTCGGCGTGCCGTTCATTTACCGCGTGCACGACGATCCGGACCCGGACAAAATGATCCACCTGAATCTGTTCCTCCACAACTTTGGCTATCACGTGAAGGGCTCGGCTGGGGGCAAGGTGCACCCGAGGGCGCTCCAGGAAGTCCTGAACGAGGTCGAGGGTAAGCGCGAAGCGCGGATGATCTCCATGGTGATGCTGCGCTCGATGCAGCAGGCGAAGTACCGCCCCGAGTGCACAGGCCACTTCGGACTTGCGGCGGAGTATTACACGCACTTCACGTCGCCCATTCGCCGTTATCCGGACCTCGCGATTCACCGGATCATCCGCGAGGTCTTGACGCGAGGCACGCTCTCCCCGCAGAGGGAAGAAAAGCTGCGCGAGTTTGTCGCGGAGGCGAGCCGCCACTCGAGCGAGCGAGAGCGCATCGCCCAGGAAGCGGAGCGCGAAGTCGACCAGCTGAAGATGGTCGAGTATATGCAGGGTCACATCGATGAGGAATTTGACGGCATCATCTCCGGGGTCGTCCCCTTCGGCCTGTTTGTGCAGCTCGAGAACGGCGTCGAAGGGCTCATCCACATCAGCGAGCTCGCCGACGACTACTACGTGCTGAACGAGCGGCAAATGGCGCTCATTGGCGAGCGAACGCGCCGGGTGTTTCGCATCGGCGATCCCGTCCGCGTGGTGGTCATCCGCGCCGTGAAGGAGGACTTGCGCATCGACTTTGGCCTCGTCGAGCACCTGCGAGAAGCCACCTACGTCGGCGGTGAAGGACCGGGCGCCATCGTGTATGATGAGGATCTGACGCCGAAGGCGCGCCGAGAGTCTGAGAAGCGCCGCAAAGAAGCTTCGGCCCGTGGCGGCGGACGGCGGGATCGCAGCGACACCCGCGAGCGCGCAGGCCGGCGTGCGAAGGCGCACGGACGCGCGGGCGTGCGCGCGTCCGATTGGGACGACGGCGAGGAGGAGCGTTCCGCGCGCCCGGCAGACCTATTGGCCCATGAGTTGCCGTACGATGCCTGGGATGAAGAGTATCCCGATCCGAGAGACCGGCGTGGGAAGCGGGCGCGGCATGATCGCGCTTCGGGTCAGCCGAACGGGGCGAAGCCCCAACGAGCGGCTGGAGATCGCTCGGAACCAGCTTCCACGCGCCGCGGCGGCTATCGCACGTGGCCGACGTGGGAGTCCGAGGAACGCGCGACGACGGGCAGGCGCAGGGGCAAAGCCTCTCGCCAAGGCGAGAGGACCGGCGCGAAGCGGACGTCGCAGTCAGGAAAATCGAGTAAGCGCGATGCGCGCAAGCGGAAGCGGTGA
- the smpB gene encoding SsrA-binding protein SmpB — protein sequence MARSEGIRVIAQNRKAYHDYFIEETYEAGLVLTGTEIKSIRKGSVSLRDAYARVDDGEVFIYNMHIAPYEQGNRFNHDPLRPRKCLLHKKEISHLYGSVRQRGVTLVPTKIYIKDGWAKVELALAKGKKLYDKREAAKERDANREIQRALRARTRGE from the coding sequence ATGGCGAGATCGGAAGGCATTCGAGTGATTGCGCAAAACCGCAAGGCGTATCACGACTATTTCATTGAGGAGACGTACGAGGCGGGGCTGGTGCTCACGGGCACGGAGATCAAGTCCATTCGCAAAGGTTCCGTGAGCTTGCGCGATGCGTACGCGCGCGTGGACGACGGAGAGGTGTTTATCTACAACATGCACATCGCGCCCTACGAGCAGGGCAATCGATTCAATCACGATCCGCTTCGTCCGCGCAAGTGCCTCCTGCACAAGAAGGAAATCAGCCATCTGTACGGTTCCGTTCGGCAGCGCGGCGTGACGCTGGTCCCGACGAAGATCTACATCAAGGACGGCTGGGCGAAGGTCGAGCTGGCGCTCGCGAAGGGCAAGAAGCTGTACGACAAGCGCGAAGCCGCGAAGGAGCGCGATGCGAATCGCGAGATTCAGCGGGCGCTCAGGGCGCGCACGAGGGGCGAATAG
- a CDS encoding LysR family transcriptional regulator: MDLRLFKYFVRVAELQSFTKAAEDLGVTQPTLSKQIQMLEEYVGVALFTRSSRSVRLTPAGDRMLEHAKQILGYVESAIEDVRLADVHDKGTLRVGCSGNHILVQVLAVYSSQHPNVEVLVYDQRSQQTIEGVLSGSLDIGVIFYTHEDSRLEFRPLFEEEFYVVVRQDSPIVECESLSVFDLPELPLVLFPSHFLIRRFIDEFCAAYGVTLHPKLQLSSLESQRELLEHGNVATILTKSYLNLINDPSLRAIRVKEGHPRRWVALVHPKNAQLTYIQRDFIELALKTLRSPQ; the protein is encoded by the coding sequence ATGGATCTCCGGTTGTTTAAGTACTTTGTACGGGTTGCCGAACTGCAAAGTTTTACAAAGGCTGCCGAGGACCTGGGCGTTACACAGCCGACCCTCAGTAAGCAGATTCAAATGCTAGAGGAGTATGTGGGTGTAGCACTTTTCACGCGGTCTAGTCGGTCAGTGCGACTCACTCCAGCGGGAGACAGAATGCTCGAGCATGCGAAGCAAATTCTAGGCTATGTCGAAAGTGCTATTGAAGACGTACGGCTGGCTGATGTGCATGATAAGGGTACACTGCGCGTAGGATGTTCTGGTAACCACATACTGGTTCAAGTCCTCGCCGTCTACAGTTCGCAACATCCTAATGTGGAGGTCCTCGTTTACGATCAGCGCTCTCAACAGACGATAGAAGGAGTGCTTTCTGGAAGCCTTGATATAGGAGTCATCTTTTATACGCATGAAGATAGTCGCCTTGAATTCAGACCACTTTTTGAAGAGGAATTTTACGTCGTGGTCCGACAAGATTCACCTATCGTTGAATGCGAATCACTGTCTGTCTTCGACCTTCCGGAGTTACCATTAGTACTTTTCCCAAGTCATTTCTTAATTCGGAGGTTCATAGACGAATTCTGTGCGGCCTACGGAGTAACGCTGCATCCCAAGCTTCAACTCTCTAGCCTGGAATCGCAACGCGAACTACTTGAACACGGAAACGTTGCCACCATATTGACTAAATCTTATCTAAATCTAATCAATGATCCCAGTCTAAGGGCCATACGCGTGAAAGAAGGACATCCGCGCAGGTGGGTTGCATTAGTTCACCCAAAAAACGCTCAACTGACCTATATACAGAGGGATTTTATTGAGCTGGCTTTGAAAACTCTTCGATCACCGCAGTGA